A window from Kluyveromyces lactis strain NRRL Y-1140 chromosome E complete sequence encodes these proteins:
- a CDS encoding uncharacterized protein (no similarity), giving the protein MDDIVTVTEFCERFRIPSSLREFYGWNTDVIRLDKANFNEKEADILACEKKRPASSLLPSYSKKPAVKEHRIPYWNLPPKFSVPASRASIISAQTEISRGSILETDDAVPPVSQCSILQSETLQTSILDSEIHMTTQSSPPPVILSSSHD; this is encoded by the coding sequence ATGGATGATATCGTAACGGTAACTGAATTTTGTGAGAGATTTAGGATTCCATCAAGCCTACGCGAATTTTATGGCTGGAACACAGATGTCATACGTCTGGACAAGGCAAACTttaatgaaaaagaagcagatATTTTAGCTTGTGAGAAGAAGCGACCCGCATCATCCTTGTTGCCTTCTTATTCGAAGAAACCAGCTGTAAAAGAGCACAGAATACCATATTGGAATTTGCCGCCGAAGTTTTCCGTACCAGCTAGTCGGGCCTCAATCATTTCAGCTCaaacagaaatatcaaGAGGATCAATATTAGAGACGGATGATGCAGTGCCACCAGTATCTCAGTGCTCCATTCTTCAGAGTGAGACTCTGCAGACTTCCATTTTGGATAGCGAAATTCATATGACAACTCAAAGTAGTCCGCCACCTGTCATTTTATCCAGTTCCCACGATTGA
- a CDS encoding uncharacterized protein (some similarities with uniprot|P50089 Saccharomyces cerevisiae YGR237C Hypothetical ORF): MYIKHVSFQDLSPSLIDDQARSLKESNKPITYNNPFIHVPPQFNPLYSDPSVREGSQSESVSNDSGVHDFSMKRPQLSTDLGFCSSQQDVGLRNMLGPTLSNDNSEYGSMNGLRRSKTGMSSVSSASTSLTRAATSSSAKLPPPPAVSILKRDSLDDLHREHSPDGIDLTVIDPQMEKRIEKVTTSNTLENAGNKYGSGYTTSAFANLNELEDKLIKKQEKKAEPEKRKKSYMDMTDEELAQLEKQLRSGGRETNTDLNSFDFSQQYKLYIGNTVVKPSPSSKSSGAGGKPSDMTLNYPSRPSITHKAISITKEHTDYRKRYTDTNTRTVVCFLNGRRHTWATVDWFIKEAARDGDHLVVATNLPMYEELINMLKKNESSETGSTKTKLEEFTFDGKIKNKTPSAVVQLPFRQVGMIINELDQLTRYKCENMLNYYAAKCQDKVMKITIELVKELSAKPLVTHVMDLYRPNFHVVSTISTNLSIKFRNGNVKLPNFLYRHLWVPTVIIPFEFIDPYHLGEAKKPMHKTVSISTKDDQFAFLDRCIIKSLNDVLGTSSKNDHTPRGIEDVYEHGNDDMVSIDSEADKGITDYFPTSPEAQRRKQHIERLGYVPPEPTRFKNNSFGPVASRNSTMSSRRSSRVYFADEPGMYKVKSLLGGDDDSSSIVRRVKSEKLPSVSSPKRPSTSYSYSAKVHPTSTTNGKGTNRKSNSGLKTATSGKSSISSAHQLHSATNGSSASAQTQTKSKSKSKLGGMFRKMFGVKSNAA; this comes from the coding sequence ATGTATATTAAACATGTGTCTTTTCAGGATCTATCGCCGTCGTTGATAGACGATCAGGCACGgtctttgaaagaatccAATAAACCGATAACGTACAATAACCCGTTCATTCATGTTCCACCGCAGTTCAATCCATTATATAGTGATCCAAGTGTGCGAGAGGGTTCTCAGAGTGAGAGTGTTTCGAACGATAGTGGAGTGCACGATTTCAGCATGAAAAGGCCACAATTATCTACAGACCTGGGTTTCTGTTCTTCTCAACAAGACGTTGGACTAAGAAATATGCTAGGACCCACTTTATCGAATGACAATTCAGAGTATGGTTCTATGAATGGGCTCCGTAGAAGTAAGACCGGTATGTCTTCTGTCTCTAGTGCGAGTACCTCGTTGACCAGAGCTGCTACTTCGTCATCTGCTAAGTTACCACCTCCTCCAGCAGTGTCCATATTGAAGCGGGATTCACTTGATGATCTGCATCGTGAACATTCACCTGATGGGATTGACTTGACAGTAATTGATCCTCAAAtggagaaaagaattgaaaaggtAACCACGTCAAATACTCTGGAAAATGCAGGCAACAAATACGGATCGGGATACACTACGTCGGCATTTGCAAATTTAAACGAATTAGAGGATaaattgataaagaaacagGAGAAAAAAGCGGAACCagagaaaaggaagaagtcTTACATGGATATGacagatgaagaattagCTCAGTTGGAAAAACAGCTTCGGTCTGGTGGGAGGGAAACCAATACAGATTTGAACAGTTTTGATTTCAGTCAACAGTATAAGCTATACATCGGAAACACCGTTGTTAAACCTTCTCCCAGTAGCAAGTCGTCCGGAGCTGGTGGAAAACCCTCTGATATGACATTAAATTATCCATCACGCCCATCAATAACACATAAGGCCATTTCAATTACAAAGGAACATACAGACTACAGGAAGCGTTATACGGATACGAATACTAGGACAgttgtttgttttttgaACGGTAGGAGACATACTTGGGCAACTGTTGATTGGTTCATCAAAGAAGCTGCTAGAGATGGTGACCATTTGGTTGTTGCAACCAATCTACCAATGTATGAAGAGTTGATTAACatgttgaaaaagaatgaatCTTCCGAAACTGGAAGCACTAAAAcaaagttggaagaattcaCGTTCGATGGTAAAattaaaaacaaaacacCAAGTGCAGTTGTACAGTTACCATTCCGCCAAGTGGGTATGATAATCAACGAATTGGATCAACTTACAAGATATAAATGTGAAAATATGTTAAACTACTATGCAGCGAAATGTCAGGACAAGGTTATGAAAATAACTATAGAATTGGTGAAAGAACTGTCCGCAAAACCGCTTGTCACACATGTTATGGATCTTTACAGGCCAAATTTCCATGTTGTTTCCACAATTTCGACTAACTTAAGCATCAAGTTCAGGAATGGGAACGTTAAATTGCCCAATTTCCTTTATAGACATCTTTGGGTTCCTACTGTTATAATTCCCTTTGAGTTTATCGATCCATATCATCTTGGTGAAGCCAAGAAACCGATGCATAAGACTGTTTCGATTTCCACAAAAGATGATCAATTTGCATTCCTCGATAGATGTATCATCAAATCCCTGAACGATGTTTTGGGTACTAGCTCTAAGAATGACCACACACCTAGGGGCATTGAAGACGTTTATGAACATGGAAATGACGATATGGTTAGTATAGACAGTGAGGCAGATAAAGGAATTACAGACTATTTCCCCACGTCGCCCGAAGCGCAACGGAGGAAGCAACACATAGAAAGATTGGGATACGTTCCACCAGAGCCAACTAGGTTCAAGAATAACAGTTTTGGTCCAGTAGCTTCCAGAAACTCGACTATGAGTAGTAGACGGTCATCTAGAGTTTATTTTGCCGATGAGCCAGGAATGTATAAAGTGAAATCATTATTGGGAGGCGATGACGATTCTTCGAGCATAGTTAGAAGAGTCAAGAGCGAGAAACTGCCATCCGTCTCCAGCCCAAAACGGCCTTCTACATCATACTCGTATAGTGCAAAAGTACATCCGACCTCTACAACAAACGGGAAAGGAACAAATAGAAAATCCAATTCTGGACTGAAGACTGCTACAAGTGGAAAATCATCGATCTCATCAGCACACCAATTACATTCCGCTACAAATGGTTCAAGTGCAAGCGCTCAAACTCAAaccaaatcaaaatcaaaatccAAGCTTGGTGGCATGTTCAGGAAAATGTTTGGCGTCAAGAGCAACGCTGCCTAA
- a CDS encoding uncharacterized protein (conserved hypothetical protein) produces MTIFSNLFGANQQQQQQQETMSKDMSQNLPQTMSQNTNQTETSGLTRQKTNESEEGDHIDLFANVRDIPVAAWHIRGRNKYYNDEEYRKLVEEANTIMFSSIM; encoded by the coding sequence ATGACtatcttttcaaatctaTTCGGAGCAaaccaacaacagcaacaacaacaggAGACTATGTCCAAGGACATGTCTCAGAACTTGCCTCAGACTATGTCACAAAACACAAATCAGACAGAAACAAGTGGTTTAACTAGACAAAAGACTAATGAGTCAGAGGAAGGTGACCATATTGATTTATTCGCAAACGTACGGGATATTCCCGTCGCTGCTTGGCATATTCGTGGTAGAAATAAGTACTACAACGATGAGGAATATAGGAAATTGGTAGAAGAAGCTAACACTATCATGTTTTCTAGTATAATGTGA
- the MIC26 gene encoding Mic26p (similar to uniprot|P50087 Saccharomyces cerevisiae YGR235C Hypothetical ORF), translating to MAPNFYREVDLVKEQVIPPMSEVVLSSNAKEAAPQNIESKKLSYELQDLLGENKLAYGISLRTPEPLINFFGAVRGKLSNGLEFVENKIDRSSQAYYDKERKVTSAIADLHSDPKEQLLPGFTYILVASMSGSILTRNRNIFLRGVTPVVFGISCFSYVLPTTYRNTKRLAYDIEKRNFPVFVSRQDKLYNATMKAACNTAYYTKNVAATVKRGYERTNKAIKEWTGLNV from the coding sequence ATGGCTCCCAATTTTTACCGTGAGGTTGACTTGGTCAAAGAACAAGTGATACCACCCATGTCCGAAGTGGTTCTGTCATCAAACGCGAAGGAAGCTGCACCACAAAATATTGAATCTAAGAAACTATCATACGAGTTACAAGATTTACTGGGAGAGAATAAATTGGCCTATGGCATTTCGTTGAGGACTCCGGAGCcattgatcaatttctttggCGCAGTACGTGGTAAATTGAGCAATGGTTTGGAATTTgtagaaaataaaattgatCGTTCGTCTCAGGCTTACTATGACAAAGAGAGAAAAGTCACATCTGCTATTGCTGATCTTCATAGTGATCCTAAGGAACAACTTTTACCTGGATTTACCTACATTCTAGTGGCTTCAATGTCCGGATCCATCCTAACAAGGAATAGAAACATTTTCTTAAGAGGGGTCACACCAGTAGTATTCGGTATTTCATGCTTCTCATACGTCCTTCCAACAACTTACCGCAATACTAAACGTTTGGCATACGACATCGAGAAACGGAACTTCCCTGTCTTTGTTAGTAGACAAGATAAGCTATACAATGCCACTATGAAGGCAGCTTGTAATACTGCGTATTACACTAAAAATGTTGCTGCCACGGTCAAAAGAGGCTATGAGAGAACAAACAAAGCTATTAAGGAATGGACTGGTTTGAACGTTTGA
- the RTT107 gene encoding Rtt107p (some similarities with uniprot|P38850 Saccharomyces cerevisiae YHR154W RTT107 Regulator of Ty1 Transposition Establishes Silent Chromatin involved in silencing) yields the protein MSESSIFSNLRILVVKSSELSKDALDDIINTTKKNGALECVVYDLSQDETNNTSYVDKGQFLSQFSEQIHCIISKSIDFSFYRTAAFDFLIPVVDPKWIDHCLQFKRLMRTTCYSPDPMHFLKDCYIYVSKHSLNVVEYQLYCAIVSVFGGTCMDYLSTKATHIITWDKNDVAIKAMQKFHKYTVIYLMPNWLVDCLCGLEYIKEDEYLINVNEDDLALKEKSQKLWDRTLNSIDDWKVIPGFQLGKKIILGDDLALPGTSYKFLLNWIKKCLGAQITLVAGPSQLKKSQADLYIGYSANTEGVKNANECRIVCANIPWLFYVWQMHKFIHPMSKLLLSPLKKPIFSNNELKATYTNYYGEQRYYIQLLVEALGGICSTELTKKNTHLISPIASGKKFEAARAWACCTAANHLWLEQCYKSGQKLDPQLEEFQQFPVNGGLSRSLGQMSLMDHIENQSDLDEKPSQEPPEEELRDSQQLNKEHPISMPTTPAAEEHLTQTSKSSNHDVSLTNAPEDEQGDVTQVPKSSNNDTSLTKFPKELQEEAKESTPVESPEMSVHQENGTIESKNDKGSIATPITSRELSSLSAAESLENPSQPLTPMSDTRRRAKAKAAEKLHEDIESLNEFQKINKRKRSPELLPEAIQEIKKQKALDSKADEMVSYLNISHKPYKIKAVLTNCHENLSNLDILILSKIGVIITPEIESFTNTIIAPKKARTAKFLKSFSFKPLKYALTPMFITNILTNINKEKPVELEMSKYFIPDIDSKVLERTKLPTKVFARHGFTHVNISDDIPGGYKLISSILKCHSMEEVNAIGKKFQLEDLVENKSKKKSPNYVLIASKASMAKKFNKCVKDADKNKKVFVVEWNWCVKSIFDLDINLEDHEYVIYNK from the coding sequence ATGTCAGAATCGTCGATCTTTAGTAATCTAAGAATTTTGGTTGTTAAATCGAGTGAGCTATCTAAGGATGCtcttgatgatatcattaACACTACGAAAAAGAATGGTGCATTGGAATGCGTAGTTTATGACTTATCACAGGATGAAACCAATAATACTTCATATGTGGACAAAGGGCAGTTTTTATCTCAATTTTCAGAACAAATACATTGCATAATATCgaaatcaattgattttaGTTTTTACCGTACAGCAGcttttgatttcttgatCCCAGTCGTGGATCCCAAATGGATTGACCACTGTTTACAATTCAAGAGGCTTATGAGAACTACCTGCTATTCACCTGATCCAATgcatttcttgaaagattgTTACATTTATGTTTCTAAACATAGTCTTAACGTTGTTGAATATCAATTGTACTGCGCTATAGTGTCCGTTTTTGGTGGTACATGCATGGATTATTTGTCTACGAAAGCTACACATATCATAACGTGGGACAAGAATGATGTTGCCATCAAGGCCATGCAGAAGTTTCATAAGTATACAGTGATATACCTGATGCCAAATTGGCTGGTGGACTGTCTATGTGGCCTAGAGTACATCAAGGAAGATGAATATTTGATCAACGTTAATGAAGATGATCTTGcattgaaagagaaaagtCAAAAGCTCTGGGATAGAACATTGAACAGTATTGATGATTGGAAGGTAATACCAGGGTTCCAGCTGGGAAAAAAGATAATACTGGGAGACGATTTAGCCCTACCTGGTACCAGTTATAAATTCCTATTAAATTGGATCAAAAAATGCTTAGGTGCCCAAATTACATTAGTAGCTGGCCCTAGtcagttgaaaaaatctCAAGCCGATCTTTATATAGGCTATTCGGCAAACACGGAAGGTGTAAAAAATGCAAACGAATGTAGAATAGTATGTGCTAACATTCCTTGGTTGTTTTACGTATGGCAAATGCATAAATTTATACATCCAATGTCCAAACTCTTGTTATCaccattgaagaaacctatcttttcaaataatgaacTCAAAGCAACCTATACGAATTATTATGGAGAGCAAAGATATTACATCCAGCTGCTGGTGGAAGCCTTGGGCGGTATCTGTAGCACGGAGTTGACGAAAAAGAATACGCATTTGATTTCACCGATTGCCTCTGGAAAAAAATTCGAAGCTGCGCGTGCATGGGCGTGTTGCACCGCAGCAAATCATTTATGGTTGGAACAGTGCTATAAAAGTGGACAAAAACTGGATCCACAACTAGAGGAATTTCAGCAGTTTCCAGTTAATGGAGGTTTGTCACGATCATTGGGTCAAATGTCGTTGATGGATCATATCGAAAACCAATCGGATTTGGATGAAAAACCAAGTCAGGAACCTCCAGAAGAGGAATTAAGAGATTCTCAACAGCTGAACAAAGAACATCCCATTTCAATGCCTACCACACCAGCAGCGGAAGAACATTTGACTCAAACCTCTAAATCATCTAACCACGACGTGTCATTAACCAATGCTCCAGAAGATGAGCAAGGAGATGTGACGCAGGTTCCCAAATCTTCTAATAATGATACATCATTAACTAAATTTCCTAAAGAGTTACAAGAAGAGGCAAAAGAAAGTACACCTGTGGAATCACCGGAAATGTCTGTACATCAAGAGAATGGAACTatagaatcaaaaaatgataaagGCAGTATTGCTACACCAATAACATCAAGGGAgttatcatctttatctGCTGCTGAGAGCCTCGAAAACCCATCTCAGCCATTAACCCCAATGAGTGACACCAGGAGAAGAGCGAAGGCAAAAGCGGCAGAAAAATTACACGAGGATATAGAGTCATTAAACGAGTTCCAGAAGATCAATAAACGTAAAAGATCCCCAGAATTACTCCCGGAGGCGATTCAGGAGATAAAGAAGCAGAAAGCTCTAGATTCAAAGGCAGACGAAATGGTTTCTTACTTGAATATATCGCATAAACCATACAAGATAAAGGCAGTGTTAACCAACTGCCATGAGAATTTATCTAATTTAGACATTTTAATTTTGAGCAAAATTGGAGTGATAATAACTCCAGAGATTGAATCTTTCACTAATACCATCATAGCTCCAAAGAAGGCCAGAACTgccaaattcttgaaaagcttTAGTTTCAAACCATTGAAATATGCCTTAACGCCTATGTTCATTACCAATATTCTAACAAACATCAATAAAGAGAAACCCGTAGAGCTCGAAATGAGTAAATACTTCATCCCCGATATTGATTCTAAGGTTTTAGAAAGAACCAAGCTACCGACAAAAGTGTTTGCCAGACATGGATTTACTCATGTGAatatttctgatgatattcCGGGGGGATAcaaattgatttcaagtATTCTAAAATGCCATAGCATGGAAGAAGTAAATGCTATTGGgaagaaatttcaattggagGATCTAGTTGAAAACAAGagcaaaaagaaaagcCCTAACTATGTTCTCATAGCTAGTAAAGCGTCAATGGCtaaaaaattcaataagTGCGTTAAAGATGCTGACAAGAATAAGAaagtttttgttgttgaatgGAATTGGTGCGTGAAAAGCATTTTCGACTTGGATATAAATCTAGAAGATCATGAATATGTCATTTATAATAAGTAA
- a CDS encoding uncharacterized protein (no similarity): MKIVGHYNVLHVPKTVRVVVLDVLETEKACNRVSHYEDKTTIARREIEDVFDQIIVEFSDVQTFNFDLKNMNYPLWFYDRIFFEVTRKEPIQYFVSERPSDISERIQFPLQSEPFQSVLQENQTTRNFTVDMDDVEYGENYKLMLLKILELEEVDLTNDDEISDILSKFNSIQEYLQEVKQ; encoded by the coding sequence ATGAAGATCGTTGGTCATTATAATGTCTTACATGTACCGAAAACCGTTAGAGTTGTTGTACTTGACGTTTTAGAAACTGAAAAAGCATGCAACAGAGTATCGCATTATGAGGATAAAACAACAATTGCTagaagagaaattgaagatgttttcGACCAAATAATAGTTGAATTTTCCGATGTTCAAACTTTTAACTTTGATCTGAAAAATATGAACTATCCGCTATGGTTTTATGATAGGATCTTCTTCGAAGTAACCCGTAAAGAACCAATCCAGtattttgtttctgaaaGACCATCAGATATATCAGAAAGGATCCAGTTTCCTTTACAAAGTGAACCTTTTCAATCGGTATTacaagaaaatcaaacaacTCGGAATTTCACAGTTGACATGGATGATGTGGAGTACGGGGAAAACTATaagttgatgttgttgaaaattcttgagttggaagaagttgacTTGACTAATGACGACGAAATTAGTGATATTCTCTCAAAATTCAATAGCATACAAGAATATCTACAAGAGGTTAAGCAATGA
- the PHO81 gene encoding Pho81p (similar to uniprot|P17442 Saccharomyces cerevisiae YGR233C PHO81 Cyclin-dependent kinase (CDK) inhibitor regulates Pho80p-Pho85p and Pcl7p-Pho85p cyclin-CDK complexes in response to phosphate levels required for derepression of PHO5 transcriptionally regulated by Pho4p and Pho2p) → MKFGKHLEGRQLELPEYNGHFINYKALKKLIKQLSVPAVSSYTNSNDYMTLDETDESIRYQSLQENKASFFFKLERELEKVNEFYLEKEADLRMKFDLLNSRYYEYKSKGKLTSKKSIAYRTIRDGIKKFERDLAQLEQFVELNRTGFSKVLKKWDKRSHSHAKDFYLATVVSVQPVFTRNEVSKWNDAVSSLLIELDELSDNDDVTGPNFYGPAGQISRTISRNSESGPSMSNIIAPKPETRTSVSSDKSTFLINFSQGASSNAHHYSTSSSTAGLFDIELEIESWYMEVLSISKLKDVEPRKTHIRTFVETKVQSFVDSHLSATRIDKNLVIRDSITKIFNLLLASSIDDESLEVFWKYGNEYIDLTYSDPDDDLVFARHNMFHEAALCPHQPRTFVLLAALYQYQNSIIQQEAFRKLLNAQDIHGRMPLHYACELGKTNFVSLLINTELIDNIDLLDNTSKTPLVLSIINNHIEVTKILIAQGNVNLSPSLCEGTKPQFHPLNVACSNKNYEAAKVILEKGDINLSRLRDSQGLCPLHIVAKMGGGSELIKLLVSYGADPDEIDGFNKWPPIFYAIQEGHATTVQVLLELGADVFMKDQQNLSQVFYALWEGHLSVLNVLLSYAGNRKRYSAFPDRPLAGSLRPSDPGELFSDDQLSLNDSLKDIPDFTLPPPIIPLRKYGHNFLERKIFVKLSFKPGKESITLNKDDEMMLSSPGRITLTSSVSNIIPRNIILPIQEEDEKDIVFQIDSLDTFDIDIEIYPSFGTRLIAKTYALSDVFHKAYESTCNNHHLTLPLFDTRLRNVGKFDVDFEVIFPYGGKSLEVTKYETYWKSTSGGGANNNNTSLSTSLQSIVTASSLNGKYCTIGVIQLNDGTLIASTSLICHAGDVPLLFNDMNAKQLNSMLDQQISDIPANITSRLTLKTLLRDRYVLFEDLLNNVDPQIQLNIKVLFPTESEIQSIPMKVSPRYNLNCFIETVLSTTFEHVRKLRQMGSTRSIVFSSTNPRVCSILNWKQPNFPVLFDMNVISENSDGDLVKITSNDLASMALDTKDIIYGDPGTMSIKDAVIFANNNNLLGMILPINLLDITLQLVDQVLGHGLFLIGSTNGTISEHEQRDLGINGIQYKEELVIHENSETADREANFI, encoded by the coding sequence ATGAAATTTGGTAAACACCTTGAAGGGAGACAGTTAGAACTTCCGGAGTATAATGGACATTTCATCAATTACAAGGCTCTAAAGAAGTTGATTAAGCAACTATCTGTTCCAGCAGTTTCATCTTAtacaaattcaaatgattaTATGACATTGGATGAAACGGATGAGTCGATACGGTACCAAAGTTTACAAGAGAATAAAgcatctttcttcttcaaattggaaagagaattggaaaaagtCAACGAGTTCTATCTCGAGAAGGAAGCTGATCTACGTATGAAGTTCGATCTTCTAAATTCCAGATACTATGAATACAAATCGAAAGGAAAGTTGACTTCGAAGAAATCTATTGCGTATAGGACTATAAGAGATGGTATTAAGAAGTTTGAAAGAGATTTGGCACAATTAGAACAATTTGTAGAGTTAAACAGAACAGGTTTCTCTAAGGTACTAAAGAAATGGGATAAAAGATCGCACTCGCATGCGAAAGATTTTTATCTCGCAACAGTTGTCTCTGTACAGCCAGTTTTTACCAGAAATGAAGTATCCAAATGGAATGATGCAGTGTCCTCATTATTAATCGAACTTGACGAACTAAgtgataatgatgatgtCACTGGACCCAATTTCTATGGACCTGCAGGACAGATTTCCCGGACGATATCACGTAACTCAGAAAGTGGTCCCTCAATGTCAAATATCATTGCTCCGAAGCCTGAAACACGTACATCAGTCAGTTCAGATAAATCAACTTTTCTCATTAACTTCTCACAAGGAGCATCAAGTAATGCACATCATTATTCAACTTCCAGTTCAACAGCTGGTTTGTTTGATATAGAGTTGGAAATTGAATCATGGTATATGGAAGTGTTGAGCATCAgcaaattgaaagatgttgaaCCAAGAAAAACACATATCAGAACTTTCGTCGAAACTAAAGTACAATCCTTTGTAGACTCACATCTATCTGCTACTCGCATTGATAAAAATCTGGTTATAAGAGACAGCATCACAAAGATTTTCAACTTACTATTGGCTAGCAGCATTGACGATGAATCCTTAGAAGTGTTCTGGAAATATGGGAATGAATACATTGATCTTACATATAGTGATCCAGATGATGATCTAGTTTTTGCTAGGCATAATATGTTTCACGAAGCGGCTCTGTGTCCTCATCAACCGCGTACGTTTGTTCTTTTGGCAGCactttatcaatatcaaaactcCATTATACAGCAAGAGGCATTTCGTAAGTTACTAAACGCTCAGGACATTCATGGTAGGATGCCACTGCATTATGCCTGTGAACTCGGCAAAACAAATTTCGTGTCTCTATTGATAAACACGGAACTCATAGATAATattgatcttttggatAATACATCTAAAACTCCTTTGGTTCTTTCTATTATTAATAATCACATTGAAGTCACAAAAATACTTATCGCACAAGGTAACGTCAATTTATCCCCATCTTTGTGTGAAGGCACTAAGCCGCAATTCCATCCACTTAATGTGGCTtgttcaaacaaaaattaTGAAGCAGCTAAAGTTATTCTAGAAAAGGGTGACATAAATTTATCTAGATTAAGAGATTCCCAAGGTTTATGTCCTTTGCATATTGTGGCAAAAATGGGCGGTGGATCAGAATTGATAAAACTTTTGGTTTCTTATGGTGCGGATCCAGATGAGATTGATGGGTTCAACAAATGGCCACCAATTTTCTACGCAATTCAAGAAGGACACGCCACCACCGTCCAAGTATTATTAGAACTAGGTGCAGACGTGTTCATGAAAGATCAACAAAACCTCTCGCAAGTTTTCTATGCATTATGGGAAGGACATCTTTCTGTATTGAATGTACTTTTAAGCTATGCTGGAAACCGCAAACGTTATAGCGCCTTCCCAGATAGACCACTCGCTGGAAGTTTGAGACCATCAGATCCCGGGGAACTTTTTTCTGACGATCAACTGTCCCTGAATGATTCATTAAAGGATATTCCAGATTTCACCTTACCACCACCAATTATCCCTCTAAGAAAGTATGGTCACaattttttggaaagaaagatttttgTAAAACTCTCTTTCAAGCCAGGAAAGGAATCAATCACGCTCAACAAGGACGACGAAATGATGTTATCCTCACCTGGACGCATCACTCTTACTTCTAGTGTATCGAATAtcattccaagaaatattATTTTGCCTATTCAAGAAGAGGACGAAAAAGACATTGTATTCCAGATAGATTCCCTAGATACTTTCGATatcgatattgaaatatacCCTTCTTTCGGAACAAGACTCATAGCAAAAACATATGCTCTTTCTGATGTTTTCCACAAAGCTTATGAAAGTACTTGTAACAACCATCATTTAACTTTGCCCTTATTCGACACCAGATTGAGAAATGTTGGTAAATTCGATGTTGACTTTGAAGTAATCTTCCCATACGGAGGaaaatctttggaagtCACTAAATATGAAACTTATTGGAAGTCCACAAGTGGTGGTGGAGctaacaataataatacgTCGTTGTCCACATCTTTGCAATCCATTGTAACTGCATCATCTTTAAATGGAAAGTATTGTACCATTGGTGTTATACAGTTAAACGATGGTACTTTGATTGCAAGTACTAGTTTAATCTGTCATGCTGGGGATGTGCCGTTACTATTTAACGATATGAACGCAAAACAGCTAAACAGCATGCTTGATCAGCAGATATCTGATATTCCAGCCAATATAACCTCCAGGCTAACATTGAAAACTCTTTTGAGAGACAGATATGTCTTATTTGAGGATCTATTAAATAATGTCGACCCACAAATTCAGCTCAACATAAAGGTTTTGTTCCCAACAGAATCTGAGATACAATCTATACCAATGAAAGTTTCTCCTAGATAcaatttgaattgtttcatAGAAACAGTCTTATCTACTACGTTTGAACATGTAAGGAAACTTCGTCAAATGGGATCGACGAGATCAATAGTATtctcttcaacaaatcCAAGAGTTTGCTCTATCTTGAATTGGAAGCAACCTAATTTCCCTGTGTTGTTCGATATGAATGTTATTTCCGAGAATAGTGATGGTGATTTGGTGAAAATTACATCTAATGACCTAGCGTCCATGGCACTCGATACTAAAGACATTATTTATGGTGACCCAGGTACCATGTCCATAAAGGATGCTGTTATTTTTGCTAACAACAATAACTTGTTGGGAATGATCCTTCCTATAAATTTGTTGGATATAACCCTACAGTTGGTTGATCAAGTTCTTGGCCAtggtttatttttgattGGTTCTACCAATGGAACAATCAGTGAACATGAACAACGTGACCTTGGTATTAATGGTATTCAATATAAGGAAGAATTGGTCATCCATGAAAACTCCGAAACTGCTGATAGGGAAGCCAATTTTATTTAA